A genomic segment from Paenibacillus sp. FSL K6-1096 encodes:
- a CDS encoding phospho-sugar mutase, with translation MTELSPKAQETLTRWLQDPSVDESTKEELKALANDPKELEERFYRDLEFGTGGLRGVIGAGSNRMNRYTVGRATQGFANYLLAQHTGEGRPSVVIAHDSRRFSPEFTLEAALVLAGNGIETHLFPSLRSTPQLSFSVRHLKASGGIVITASHNPPEYNGYKVYNAQGGQLVPHEAEKVIASILEVDSFNGVKRMSQEAAESEGLLHWLGADADEAFTDTVAAVSVSREEIASSLGRDFSIVYTPLHGTGNLPVRRVLEKIGFTQVHVVPEQEQPDSEFSTVKSPNPEEREAFTLAMKLGEDLNADLLIGTDPDADRMGAVVRDNEGKFVVLSGNQSGALMIHYYLSRLQEQGKLPSNGAVVKTIVTSEMGAAVASHYGATVFNTLTGFKYIGEKMNQFEQSGEYTYLFGYEESYGYLAGNYARDKDAVLAAMLIAEAGAYYKAQGKTLYDVLQELYAQFGYFLESLESRTLKGKDGVAQIQGIMNDWRTSPPHEIAGASVTQVLDYSLGLDGLPKENVLKYLLSDGSWFCLRPSGTEPKIKVYFAVVGESLDHAKAKVAELTSQVMARVDGK, from the coding sequence ATGACTGAATTAAGCCCGAAGGCGCAGGAAACCTTGACGCGCTGGCTGCAGGACCCTTCAGTGGATGAGAGCACCAAGGAGGAGCTTAAGGCTCTTGCCAATGATCCGAAGGAGCTGGAGGAACGGTTCTATAGAGACCTCGAATTCGGAACAGGCGGCTTGCGCGGCGTGATCGGCGCAGGCAGCAACCGGATGAACCGCTATACGGTAGGCAGAGCCACTCAGGGCTTCGCCAATTACCTGCTGGCACAGCATACAGGGGAAGGCCGTCCGTCGGTGGTCATTGCCCATGACTCCCGGCGCTTCTCGCCGGAATTCACGCTGGAGGCTGCACTTGTGCTGGCCGGCAACGGCATCGAGACGCATCTGTTCCCTTCCCTGCGCTCCACACCGCAGCTGTCCTTCAGTGTCCGCCATCTGAAGGCCTCGGGCGGCATCGTGATCACGGCCAGCCACAATCCGCCTGAATATAACGGGTACAAGGTCTATAATGCCCAGGGCGGGCAACTGGTGCCGCATGAAGCGGAGAAGGTGATTGCAAGCATTCTGGAGGTAGACTCCTTCAATGGCGTGAAGCGCATGTCCCAAGAGGCTGCGGAGAGCGAGGGCCTGCTGCATTGGCTGGGCGCTGATGCGGATGAGGCCTTCACCGATACGGTAGCCGCAGTCAGTGTGAGCCGTGAAGAGATCGCCTCCTCGCTGGGCCGTGACTTCTCCATTGTCTACACCCCGCTGCACGGGACAGGCAATCTTCCGGTCCGCCGTGTGCTGGAGAAGATCGGCTTCACCCAGGTGCATGTGGTGCCTGAGCAGGAGCAGCCGGATTCGGAATTCTCCACCGTGAAATCGCCGAACCCGGAAGAACGCGAAGCCTTCACGCTGGCGATGAAGCTGGGCGAAGACTTGAATGCCGATCTGCTGATCGGTACCGACCCTGACGCTGACCGGATGGGCGCTGTTGTCCGTGACAACGAAGGCAAGTTCGTGGTGCTGTCCGGCAACCAGTCGGGCGCGCTGATGATCCATTATTATCTGAGCCGCCTGCAGGAGCAGGGCAAGCTGCCAAGCAACGGCGCAGTGGTCAAGACGATTGTTACCAGTGAGATGGGGGCGGCCGTAGCCAGCCATTATGGCGCTACCGTGTTCAACACCCTGACCGGATTCAAATATATCGGTGAGAAGATGAACCAGTTTGAGCAGTCGGGCGAATACACCTATCTTTTCGGATATGAGGAGAGCTACGGCTACCTCGCCGGCAACTATGCACGCGACAAGGATGCCGTTCTTGCGGCTATGCTGATTGCCGAAGCGGGAGCCTACTACAAAGCCCAGGGCAAGACCTTGTATGATGTGCTGCAGGAGCTCTACGCGCAGTTCGGATACTTCCTGGAGAGCCTGGAATCCCGCACGCTCAAGGGCAAGGACGGGGTTGCACAGATTCAGGGAATTATGAATGACTGGCGGACGAGCCCGCCGCATGAGATCGCCGGCGCTTCGGTGACACAGGTGCTCGACTATTCTCTCGGGCTGGACGGCCTGCCTAAAGAGAATGTACTGAAGTATCTGCTGTCGGACGGCTCATGGTTCTGCCTGCGTCCTTCCGGCACCGAGCCGAAGATCAAGGTGTATTTTGCCGTGGTTGGGGAATCGCTGGATCACGCCAAAGCCAAGGTTGCGGAGCTGACCAGCCAGGTTATGGCACGCGTTGACGGGAAATAA
- a CDS encoding WecB/TagA/CpsF family glycosyltransferase: MRADSKLPTVPIFGIRVSKVDMKATVSYLTDAVLRREPHQVITANPIMVMAALENPSYMEIMKSAELVVPDGTGVVWAAEYCREPVAERVAGFDLLHELLHQGESYNWRVYLLGSTPEVIRETASRLQTRYPGIVIAGYHDGYFGLEEDERIISGILEAKPDLLFVARGADSQEPWIAKYKSRLQIPVMMGVGGSFDVISGKSRRAPAAFQKLRAEWLYRLIKEPTRYKRMLALPKFAVKVMREKDKVTKEQ; encoded by the coding sequence GTGAGAGCAGATAGTAAATTGCCGACAGTGCCTATTTTTGGCATACGGGTGTCGAAGGTGGATATGAAGGCGACGGTCTCCTATTTGACGGATGCAGTCCTGCGGCGTGAGCCGCACCAGGTCATCACGGCGAATCCGATTATGGTCATGGCGGCGCTGGAGAATCCGTCTTATATGGAGATTATGAAATCCGCAGAGCTGGTAGTTCCTGACGGAACCGGCGTGGTGTGGGCAGCGGAATATTGCCGTGAGCCTGTAGCCGAGCGGGTGGCCGGTTTTGATCTTTTACATGAATTATTACATCAGGGTGAAAGCTATAACTGGAGAGTATATTTGCTCGGCTCCACCCCTGAGGTGATTCGCGAGACGGCTTCCCGGTTACAAACAAGATATCCCGGTATTGTTATCGCAGGATATCATGACGGGTACTTTGGTCTGGAAGAGGATGAGCGGATCATCAGCGGCATCCTTGAAGCGAAGCCTGATCTGCTCTTTGTCGCCAGAGGCGCGGACAGCCAGGAGCCATGGATCGCCAAATATAAGTCCCGGCTGCAGATTCCGGTTATGATGGGTGTCGGCGGCAGCTTTGATGTGATCTCCGGCAAGAGCCGGCGTGCTCCAGCAGCGTTCCAGAAATTAAGGGCAGAATGGTTATATAGGCTGATTAAGGAACCCACACGGTACAAAAGAATGCTTGCGCTGCCGAAATTTGCAGTAAAAGTAATGCGAGAGAAAGATAAAGTAACAAAAGAACAGTGA
- the csaB gene encoding polysaccharide pyruvyl transferase CsaB, which translates to MVAAAPQIIISGYYGFRNSGDEAVLQSILNALHKQSQAAGITLEPVVLSIDPEWTTATYGVKSVHRMKLGEVRKAIAESAGLISGGGSLLQDVTSSKTIPYYLGIIKLAQWLGKPVFIYSQGIGPVNRKLFHPLIRSVFRKCAYISVRDEQSRQLLQSMGISQDKVEVVPDPVMGLTLPEERQGNAETEPGLGDGGGPDLAVRPYNVGVSVRFWEESRQELDALAAGLVKVAAKLPLDVRFLPFHHPADNEASRYVMQKLGGAVEAGGGTVSIREDTLHPLQMLREVGQCQALIGMRLHSLIYAAGRRVPLMGVSYDPKIDHFLERVACRPAGSTADLDADQVAAGLLELLESGERWKQEREPQIAALVEAAEAPARNIVRYFSHKG; encoded by the coding sequence ATGGTCGCCGCTGCTCCGCAAATTATAATCTCCGGCTATTACGGCTTCCGCAACAGCGGGGACGAGGCTGTGCTGCAATCGATTCTGAATGCTCTGCATAAGCAGTCCCAAGCGGCTGGCATTACGCTGGAGCCTGTAGTGCTGTCGATCGATCCGGAATGGACAACGGCTACCTATGGTGTGAAGTCCGTGCACCGGATGAAGCTGGGGGAGGTCCGCAAGGCGATCGCTGAAAGCGCGGGCCTGATCAGCGGCGGGGGCAGCCTGCTTCAGGATGTGACCAGCAGCAAGACGATTCCGTATTACTTAGGGATCATTAAGCTGGCGCAATGGCTGGGCAAGCCGGTGTTCATCTATTCGCAAGGCATCGGCCCGGTGAACCGCAAGCTGTTCCATCCGCTGATCCGGTCAGTGTTCCGCAAATGTGCGTATATCTCTGTGCGGGATGAACAGTCCCGCCAGCTGCTTCAGTCGATGGGAATCAGCCAGGACAAGGTTGAGGTGGTTCCCGACCCGGTGATGGGACTTACCCTGCCGGAGGAGCGGCAAGGGAATGCAGAGACTGAACCCGGCCTTGGAGACGGGGGTGGCCCTGATTTGGCGGTCCGCCCATACAATGTTGGCGTCTCCGTGCGCTTCTGGGAGGAGTCCCGTCAGGAGCTGGACGCCTTGGCAGCAGGGCTGGTGAAGGTGGCAGCGAAGCTGCCGCTTGATGTGCGCTTCCTGCCCTTCCATCATCCTGCCGACAATGAGGCTTCCCGCTATGTCATGCAGAAGCTGGGCGGCGCGGTTGAAGCAGGCGGAGGAACGGTAAGCATCCGCGAGGATACGCTGCACCCGCTGCAGATGCTGCGCGAGGTCGGGCAGTGCCAGGCGCTGATCGGTATGCGGCTGCACAGTCTGATTTATGCGGCCGGCCGGCGCGTTCCGCTGATGGGGGTCTCTTATGATCCGAAGATCGATCATTTTCTTGAACGGGTTGCCTGCCGTCCGGCCGGCTCCACCGCTGACCTTGATGCTGATCAGGTGGCGGCCGGGCTGCTGGAGCTGCTTGAATCAGGAGAGCGCTGGAAGCAGGAGCGGGAGCCGCAGATTGCTGCTCTGGTGGAAGCGGCCGAGGCTCCGGCCCGCAACATTGTGCGATATTTCAGCCATAAAGGATGA
- a CDS encoding S-layer homology domain-containing protein, with product MKKRLKAIGGMFMAVVMLLSTLSSAGAVYAEDAPAGQYFQFTKFSTDKAAPTSVNTSTVDVEGTFNGVSADSIYYKVDGIVNGNDVPGASGADVKPIIENEKFFRFPNVKLSQGLNRITIYGTTATGSLASGEAYVNFSNVPAIYNIALPDGTLLSENTPAMVNTAGLTLTLEAPNATEVMVNNTKMFNGGSSTFVIADLPLTAGLNKLTFVATTDSGTRTYAVTREVVYAPIDKGTPNKTTIGSYALDAGKVVSPTGADTQVTGKLSGSITFRVAEDTATPPLSNLTFSIKNTTTGNSVPITNNEATVIGSGAKSGEFITFKYTSADDVTISTNGKYVITFSTNNGTYDGKGINPLDFTYRNANDPSITEVEQLYSPSGSTTITYSSSGVFTGNSNLFELPLWLMVKTSETATAPDNLEISSYQNGTKVSSRFVVDGNTMKTSQGYRVFKITGMPSGEQTLQIDLKKNGLVIDTRVLSVNYVSAPFIDVSNIYNNQVFKYAADFSAIKGRLVNFPAADKASVKITVNGTTVTPTIADDDFSYTITNNAAGISMVSGPNKIAITGVANGVPVSTNLTVYFFPDNAPNINGAAPYPVGQTTDPDKLFIKNSDLNYTTNQSTADIRFVASNATQVVVMKDGKQYAVADYKTDNTNNGSWTTQSAYLTVPTTKDGEFIIKNQELPTTGLQTFVITGRLGTAAVTQTLLITREVPPYSILSPKLPNEGIIKQNFLDVSIQAEGATSILIGKEAMVKGNKDIFRLELKGLKKGKNTIKFTVTTGTTKTNGSFDVTYSDEVLQGSQLKTTLNSSGKLTAFQNAVSIVFPKGTMLRDATPAPGTTNTRQINLFNDQYILLGIADKQDGRTVKQYNPVGEFDGTSYQDGKLVEVPASSLAAAYMTPKLHYGYASNLYWIDPGYFVSANSINDYSTVVASHPYKKGNESFLGHMGRWMEPTQQGKITLKYDPSIVNAATSNISVWKNVDGTWYNMGGVVNTGSKTITATFDGFGYYTVMSLRYSYDDIVSHTYARSELETVLSRGIMNAKDANEFGVYENVTRGEFATMLVKIMGIQLDYEPNNLTFSDVVRYSDYHWDYRYIETAVRKGIIRGTAPRIFSPNRTLSREDAAVMIARAMSLKLGDNAKDLAALQKLFTDTGSIVSVYSAPSILAAYKAGVMSGIENKLVAGQKKATFRFDPQANFTRADAAVMAKRIMAKMKRL from the coding sequence GTGAAGAAAAGATTGAAGGCGATAGGCGGTATGTTCATGGCAGTAGTGATGCTGCTGTCCACACTTTCGTCAGCAGGCGCTGTATATGCGGAGGATGCTCCGGCAGGGCAATACTTCCAGTTCACCAAGTTCAGTACAGACAAGGCTGCCCCAACTTCAGTAAATACAAGCACGGTTGACGTGGAAGGTACGTTCAATGGGGTTTCTGCCGACAGCATTTATTACAAGGTAGACGGGATCGTGAACGGCAATGACGTGCCGGGAGCAAGCGGCGCCGATGTGAAGCCGATCATAGAGAACGAGAAATTCTTCCGTTTTCCAAATGTGAAGCTAAGCCAGGGTCTCAACCGGATCACCATTTACGGGACAACCGCGACAGGAAGTCTGGCCAGTGGTGAGGCCTATGTTAATTTCTCCAACGTGCCGGCCATTTATAATATTGCTCTACCCGATGGCACCTTGCTAAGTGAGAATACACCTGCGATGGTTAATACTGCGGGACTGACACTCACGCTCGAAGCCCCTAATGCTACCGAGGTGATGGTCAACAACACCAAGATGTTTAACGGCGGCAGCAGTACCTTTGTCATTGCCGACCTCCCGTTGACGGCGGGGCTTAACAAGCTGACCTTTGTTGCAACTACAGATTCGGGAACACGCACTTACGCGGTAACACGCGAAGTGGTATATGCGCCGATTGATAAGGGGACGCCGAACAAAACCACAATCGGCTCTTACGCACTGGATGCGGGGAAGGTAGTATCCCCGACAGGTGCAGATACTCAGGTTACTGGTAAATTATCCGGCTCCATTACCTTTAGAGTGGCTGAGGATACAGCGACGCCGCCTCTTTCGAATTTAACTTTTAGCATCAAGAATACCACTACCGGTAACAGTGTACCTATCACGAATAATGAAGCTACGGTTATCGGTAGTGGAGCTAAATCGGGAGAGTTCATCACCTTTAAATATACCAGTGCTGATGATGTCACTATTTCAACTAATGGTAAATATGTGATTACCTTCAGCACTAACAATGGAACCTATGACGGCAAGGGTATCAATCCGCTAGATTTCACTTACCGTAATGCGAATGATCCTTCCATTACTGAGGTCGAGCAGCTTTACAGTCCATCAGGGAGTACTACGATTACGTATTCTTCATCAGGCGTATTCACTGGAAACTCCAACCTGTTTGAGCTTCCTTTGTGGCTGATGGTGAAGACCAGCGAGACCGCAACAGCTCCGGATAATCTGGAGATCAGCTCTTACCAGAATGGCACCAAGGTTTCCTCACGTTTTGTTGTGGATGGGAATACAATGAAGACCTCACAAGGGTATAGAGTATTTAAGATTACGGGTATGCCTTCAGGGGAACAGACTCTGCAGATTGATTTGAAGAAAAACGGGTTGGTTATTGATACGAGAGTATTATCCGTTAATTATGTCTCAGCCCCGTTTATCGATGTGTCTAATATTTACAATAACCAGGTATTTAAATACGCAGCTGATTTCAGTGCCATTAAGGGACGATTGGTGAACTTCCCTGCTGCTGACAAAGCATCAGTTAAAATTACTGTTAATGGTACAACAGTTACTCCAACGATTGCGGATGATGATTTTAGTTACACGATTACTAATAATGCCGCTGGTATTTCGATGGTTTCAGGCCCGAACAAAATTGCCATTACAGGTGTGGCAAATGGTGTTCCGGTATCAACGAATCTTACGGTTTATTTCTTCCCGGATAATGCTCCTAATATTAATGGCGCTGCTCCATATCCGGTAGGTCAGACTACAGATCCGGACAAGTTATTTATTAAGAATTCAGACCTGAATTATACAACCAACCAATCTACTGCGGATATCCGTTTTGTTGCTAGCAACGCTACCCAGGTTGTTGTTATGAAGGACGGCAAACAGTATGCTGTGGCTGATTATAAAACGGACAATACTAATAATGGATCATGGACTACACAGTCGGCCTATTTGACAGTACCTACTACTAAAGATGGCGAATTTATCATTAAAAACCAGGAGCTGCCGACAACAGGCCTGCAGACCTTTGTAATCACAGGGAGATTGGGAACGGCCGCTGTTACCCAGACGCTGCTGATTACCCGTGAGGTGCCTCCTTACAGCATTCTGTCACCTAAGCTTCCTAATGAGGGCATTATCAAACAGAATTTCCTTGATGTCAGCATTCAGGCAGAAGGGGCAACGAGCATTCTGATTGGCAAGGAAGCTATGGTCAAGGGCAACAAGGACATCTTCCGTCTGGAGCTTAAGGGTCTGAAGAAAGGTAAGAACACCATTAAGTTCACCGTAACAACAGGGACAACCAAAACCAACGGTTCCTTTGATGTGACCTACTCGGATGAAGTGCTGCAAGGCTCACAGCTCAAGACGACGCTGAACTCCTCCGGTAAGCTGACCGCCTTCCAGAATGCAGTCAGCATTGTATTCCCCAAAGGAACGATGCTGCGGGATGCTACCCCGGCACCAGGGACGACCAATACAAGACAGATCAATCTGTTCAACGATCAGTATATCCTGCTCGGCATTGCCGATAAACAGGATGGACGTACCGTGAAGCAGTACAATCCGGTGGGCGAGTTCGACGGTACAAGCTATCAGGACGGCAAGCTGGTTGAGGTGCCTGCCAGCAGCTTGGCCGCTGCCTACATGACCCCTAAGCTTCACTACGGGTATGCATCCAATCTGTATTGGATTGACCCGGGGTATTTCGTATCGGCGAATTCAATCAATGACTACTCAACCGTAGTGGCTTCCCATCCATATAAGAAAGGCAATGAGTCCTTCCTTGGGCATATGGGCAGATGGATGGAGCCTACACAGCAAGGGAAGATCACGCTGAAATATGATCCGAGTATTGTTAATGCGGCAACCTCCAATATTTCTGTATGGAAGAATGTCGACGGAACCTGGTACAACATGGGCGGGGTAGTGAATACCGGCAGTAAGACGATTACAGCTACCTTTGACGGCTTCGGATACTATACAGTAATGAGTCTGCGTTACAGCTATGACGATATTGTCTCCCACACCTATGCGCGCAGCGAGCTGGAGACCGTGCTGTCCAGAGGCATTATGAATGCCAAGGATGCGAACGAGTTCGGCGTATATGAGAATGTGACCCGTGGTGAGTTCGCTACCATGCTGGTTAAGATTATGGGGATACAGCTGGATTATGAACCTAATAATCTGACCTTCTCCGATGTGGTGAGATACAGCGATTACCACTGGGATTACCGTTACATCGAGACAGCGGTCCGCAAAGGGATTATCCGGGGAACGGCACCAAGAATCTTCTCGCCTAACCGTACACTCTCCAGAGAAGATGCGGCGGTAATGATCGCCCGGGCCATGAGCCTCAAGCTGGGCGACAATGCTAAAGATCTGGCGGCTCTCCAGAAGCTCTTTACGGATACCGGCTCGATTGTATCAGTGTACTCAGCACCATCTATCCTGGCCGCCTACAAGGCCGGTGTAATGTCGGGGATTGAGAACAAGCTGGTAGCGGGACAGAAGAAAGCGACCTTCCGCTTCGATCCGCAGGCTAATTTCACCAGAGCGGACGCGGCAGTGATGGCAAAGCGGATTATGGCTAAGATGAAGAGACTATAG
- the fabZ gene encoding 3-hydroxyacyl-ACP dehydratase FabZ gives MLDINQIQEIIPHRPPFLLVDKITEIEMGKRAVGIKNVTINEPFFTGHFPGFPVMPGVLITEALAQVGAVAILGVEANKGKIGFLAGLDGFRFRGQVVPGDTLELEVEITRLKGSIGKGQATARVEGKTVASGEIMFALS, from the coding sequence ATGCTGGATATCAATCAAATTCAAGAAATCATCCCCCACCGGCCCCCATTTCTGCTGGTGGACAAAATCACGGAGATTGAAATGGGCAAACGGGCGGTCGGCATCAAAAATGTGACGATCAATGAACCGTTCTTCACCGGACACTTTCCGGGCTTCCCGGTCATGCCGGGTGTACTGATTACTGAAGCATTGGCTCAGGTTGGTGCAGTAGCCATTCTGGGAGTAGAGGCCAATAAGGGTAAAATCGGTTTTCTGGCCGGGCTTGACGGCTTCCGCTTCCGCGGACAGGTCGTTCCTGGGGATACCCTTGAGCTGGAGGTAGAGATTACCCGGCTTAAAGGCAGCATCGGCAAGGGACAAGCTACCGCCAGAGTAGAAGGCAAGACAGTGGCCTCCGGGGAAATTATGTTCGCCCTCAGCTAG
- a CDS encoding MraY family glycosyltransferase, protein MLIIYIAGFIVCMGLALLLTPLVKRFAVKIGATDTPNARKVHTKIMPRLGGLGIFLAFVLGLLAVLPIIPYEFTPRESGFIKALLCGGGLIVLIGALDDRFELSAKVKLLGQIAAACIVVFGFGITVDFVNIPFHNSYSSLESWIAIPLTIFWIVGVTNAVNLIDGLDGLAAGVSGIAIATIAVMAFLMGNTMVALLCLLLLGSILGFLFFNFHPAKIFMGDTGSLFLGFCLALLALLGFKQIAVVSFITPLLIIGVPLSDTFFAIVRRKLQKKPIFAPDKGHLHHCLRELGFSHRQTVLIIYGIAAFFGILAVIQTSASLYEANWVTFVVICVMLFFLQIGAEITGVISKTKRPVIDLFLRMRMKLDPERSSKS, encoded by the coding sequence ATGTTAATCATATACATCGCCGGATTTATTGTGTGCATGGGGCTTGCACTGCTTTTGACACCGCTCGTGAAGAGATTTGCTGTGAAGATCGGTGCGACGGATACGCCCAATGCCCGTAAAGTGCATACGAAGATCATGCCCCGCCTCGGCGGACTCGGCATCTTTCTGGCGTTTGTGTTAGGCCTGCTTGCCGTATTACCGATTATTCCGTATGAATTCACTCCGCGTGAATCGGGCTTCATCAAAGCGCTGCTGTGCGGCGGCGGACTGATTGTGCTGATCGGTGCACTGGACGACCGGTTTGAGCTGTCAGCCAAGGTGAAGCTGTTGGGCCAGATTGCCGCAGCCTGCATCGTTGTGTTCGGGTTCGGCATCACGGTTGACTTCGTAAATATTCCTTTTCATAATAGTTATTCCTCGCTGGAGAGCTGGATTGCAATCCCGCTGACCATCTTCTGGATTGTCGGTGTCACGAACGCCGTGAACCTGATTGACGGTCTGGACGGGCTGGCTGCCGGTGTATCCGGTATCGCGATTGCTACCATTGCTGTAATGGCCTTCCTGATGGGGAACACCATGGTTGCCCTGCTGTGCCTGCTGCTTCTGGGAAGTATTCTCGGCTTCCTGTTCTTCAACTTCCACCCGGCGAAGATTTTCATGGGCGACACCGGCTCTCTGTTCCTGGGCTTCTGCCTGGCGCTGCTGGCGCTGCTTGGCTTCAAACAGATTGCCGTGGTTTCGTTTATCACACCGCTCCTGATTATCGGGGTGCCGCTCTCGGATACCTTCTTCGCTATTGTACGGCGCAAGCTGCAGAAGAAGCCGATCTTCGCGCCTGACAAGGGTCATCTTCATCACTGTCTGCGTGAACTGGGCTTCAGCCACCGCCAGACGGTACTGATCATTTACGGCATCGCCGCTTTCTTCGGTATCCTGGCTGTCATTCAGACCTCCGCTTCGCTGTACGAAGCCAACTGGGTTACCTTTGTAGTCATCTGTGTGATGCTCTTCTTCCTGCAGATTGGTGCAGAGATCACGGGTGTCATCAGCAAGACCAAACGTCCGGTAATTGACTTGTTCCTGAGAATGCGGATGAAGCTCGATCCTGAGCGCAGCTCCAAATCTTAG
- a CDS encoding DUF5693 family protein, with amino-acid sequence MQQKWQRWNLASRKWLWIIVVVGVIAALPVVYDRLQTEKSSKTVEFVFDYRDLVEVASYRQNPQDYISEQLDRLMAAGVQSMAIYENTLDDFRKARRLMLWGAADIANLTDTVIPENENYTYVLFTSAENSNALSPVIRDAFSRLDIRTEDWNYRGQQGLIIETPLEDATLKPLQPDPITLNMLHEKGFTIVPRLVDSLPYDQEAMKALLDRYAELGVKRILFEGESVKGFNDDADKGSITAFADLLKEHGIGIAAIENIKVQQKGFSKLAYLLDYNVTRLRSLSEADSSLKTEVIADQFALATKDRNIRMIYLNTIPSRDTKQAAITDTLDNLIESLSGPEGAVAKIEANGFKLGQATAFDVQDSSFQRYFKLIAVIGAVAMVALLVSYFIPWLTLPVWVLGLVGSAGLLMLKPTLFEQALALAVAISAPTVAMVLAIRKINEMGPPLRSDSSSYTVMSPRRRLTHSVVLYIKTALITFSAVPFVIALLNNITYSLVLNQFRGVSLLHLAPIALTALYVLLYRGEFAFNKTGKLLRTPITLAMVIAAGVIGIVGMYYLSRTGNSGTVSGPEKMLRVFLENNVGVRPRNKEFLLAHPLFILGAFMAYKYRNAAFILIIAVIGQLSMVDTFAHIHSPVLISLIRGLLGLGLGLIIGLIAVGVWQIAERCWKRWSPLLRKL; translated from the coding sequence GTGCAGCAGAAATGGCAACGCTGGAATCTGGCTTCACGTAAGTGGTTATGGATCATTGTGGTGGTGGGTGTAATTGCCGCCCTCCCGGTAGTCTATGACCGTCTGCAGACAGAGAAATCTTCCAAAACCGTTGAATTTGTCTTTGATTACCGTGACCTGGTTGAGGTAGCAAGCTACCGGCAGAATCCGCAGGATTATATCTCCGAGCAGCTTGACCGGCTGATGGCGGCCGGTGTTCAAAGTATGGCGATCTACGAAAATACATTGGACGATTTCCGCAAAGCCCGCCGGCTGATGCTCTGGGGAGCAGCGGATATCGCCAATCTTACCGATACTGTGATTCCGGAGAATGAGAACTATACATATGTCCTCTTCACCAGTGCGGAGAACAGCAATGCGCTCTCACCGGTCATCCGGGATGCCTTCAGCAGACTGGATATCCGGACGGAAGACTGGAATTACCGCGGACAGCAGGGGCTGATCATTGAGACCCCGCTGGAGGATGCGACGCTCAAGCCGCTGCAGCCGGACCCGATCACTCTGAACATGCTGCATGAGAAGGGCTTCACCATTGTGCCCCGCCTGGTAGATTCACTGCCCTACGATCAGGAGGCCATGAAGGCTCTGCTGGACCGTTACGCTGAGCTTGGCGTCAAGCGGATTCTTTTTGAAGGTGAGTCTGTTAAGGGCTTCAATGATGATGCGGATAAGGGCAGTATTACTGCCTTCGCGGATCTCCTGAAGGAGCATGGCATAGGGATTGCGGCTATTGAGAATATCAAGGTGCAGCAAAAGGGCTTCTCCAAGCTTGCCTATCTGCTGGATTACAATGTGACGCGCCTGCGCTCCCTCAGCGAGGCTGATTCCAGCTTGAAGACAGAGGTGATTGCAGACCAGTTCGCACTCGCAACGAAGGACCGTAACATCCGGATGATCTATCTGAATACGATTCCTTCAAGGGATACGAAGCAGGCGGCGATTACGGATACACTGGATAATCTGATCGAGAGCCTCAGCGGACCGGAGGGAGCGGTTGCCAAGATTGAAGCCAATGGTTTTAAGCTTGGACAAGCTACGGCATTTGATGTACAGGACTCTTCCTTCCAGCGTTATTTCAAGTTAATTGCCGTGATTGGAGCGGTGGCAATGGTTGCGCTGCTGGTCTCCTACTTCATTCCTTGGCTGACGCTGCCGGTGTGGGTGCTGGGGCTGGTGGGCAGTGCCGGGCTGCTGATGCTGAAGCCAACCTTATTTGAACAGGCGCTTGCGCTTGCAGTCGCAATAAGTGCGCCTACCGTAGCTATGGTGCTGGCGATCCGCAAAATTAACGAGATGGGTCCGCCTTTGCGTTCCGATTCGTCATCGTATACCGTAATGAGCCCGCGCCGCAGGCTGACACATAGTGTGGTACTGTATATCAAGACAGCGCTGATCACCTTCAGTGCTGTGCCGTTTGTGATTGCGCTGCTGAACAATATTACGTATTCCCTGGTTCTGAACCAATTCCGCGGGGTAAGCCTGCTCCATCTGGCGCCGATTGCCCTTACTGCGCTGTATGTGCTGCTGTACCGCGGGGAATTTGCCTTTAACAAGACCGGCAAGCTGCTGCGGACTCCAATCACGCTCGCTATGGTTATTGCCGCTGGGGTGATCGGTATCGTGGGGATGTATTATTTGAGCCGGACCGGTAATAGCGGAACTGTAAGCGGACCTGAGAAAATGCTCCGTGTTTTCCTGGAGAATAACGTCGGGGTCAGACCGCGCAACAAAGAGTTCCTGCTGGCCCATCCGCTCTTCATTCTGGGCGCTTTCATGGCCTATAAATACCGGAATGCGGCCTTCATTCTGATTATTGCTGTCATCGGCCAGTTATCTATGGTGGATACCTTTGCCCATATTCATTCGCCGGTGTTGATCTCACTGATCCGCGGCCTCCTCGGTCTTGGACTCGGCCTGATCATTGGGCTTATCGCTGTAGGGGTATGGCAAATTGCAGAAAGGTGTTGGAAACGATGGTCGCCGCTGCTCCGCAAATTATAA